Proteins encoded together in one Bombus affinis isolate iyBomAffi1 chromosome 2, iyBomAffi1.2, whole genome shotgun sequence window:
- the LOC126923247 gene encoding uncharacterized protein LOC126923247 isoform X3 has product MSAIENHTFWTEFIALYKSLPCLWDIRSKSYVDRNLRNDAIDVLIEKCKEINPLSDKDFVNKKIHNLRCSFRRELKKVKQSRSTKNVYIPSLWYFDILSFITDCDPGRDTENLSDVSINLKTECSDNMEQDDVDTGGNMLSSSPEVSTRLSSSLSTTPSMTRNVFKRKRKCKDKKSQPVELAHKISKDAISNTHVREDIFDITGKKIACDLRELNEQQRIIAEKLINDIIYYAKLGFWKYLI; this is encoded by the exons ATGAGTGCAATAGAAAATCACACATTCTGGACAGAATTTATTGCATTATATAAGAGTCTTCCTTGTTTGTGGGATATAAGGTCAAAATCATATGTGGACAGAAATTTAAGAAATGATGCAATAGATGTTTTGATCGAAAAATGTAAAGAAATAAATCCTTTGTCAGATAAAGATTTcgttaataaaaaaatacacaATTTGCGGTGCAGTTTTAGAAGAGAATTGAAAAAAGTCAAACAGTCGAGATCaacaaaaaatgtatatataccaAGTCTCTGGTACTTCGATATTTTAAGTTTTATAACAGACTGTGATCCAGGGAGAGATACAGAAAACCTTAGTGATGTTAGTATTAATTTGAAAACTGAATGCAGTGATAATATG GAACAAGACGATGTCGATACAGGAGGAAATATGTTATCTTCATCTCCGGAAGTATCAACTAGATTAAGTTCTTCTTTATCAACGACTCCTTCAATGACAAGAAATGTATTCAAACGAAAAAGGAAGTGCAAAGATAAGAAAAGTCAACCGGTTGAACTTGCTCATAAAATTTCAAAGGATGCAATATCTAATACACACGTTCGAGAAGATATTTTTGATATTACTGGAAAAAAGATTGCCTGTGACCTTAGAGAATTAAACGAGCAACAAAGAATAATAGCAGAGAAACttatcaatgatattatatattatgcaaaattag GTTTCTGGAAATATTTGATATAa
- the LOC126923247 gene encoding uncharacterized protein LOC126923247 isoform X2 codes for MSAIENHTFWTEFIALYKSLPCLWDIRSKSYVDRNLRNDAIDVLIEKCKEINPLSDKDFVNKKIHNLRCSFRRELKKVKQSRSTKNVYIPSLWYFDILSFITDCDPGRDTENLSDVSINLKTECSDNMEQDDVDTGGNMLSSSPEVSTRLSSSLSTTPSMTRNVFKRKRKCKDKKSQPVELAHKISKDAISNTHVREDIFDITGKKIACDLRELNEQQRIIAEKLINDIIYYAKLGKLNENCLVCPTHMRPT; via the exons ATGAGTGCAATAGAAAATCACACATTCTGGACAGAATTTATTGCATTATATAAGAGTCTTCCTTGTTTGTGGGATATAAGGTCAAAATCATATGTGGACAGAAATTTAAGAAATGATGCAATAGATGTTTTGATCGAAAAATGTAAAGAAATAAATCCTTTGTCAGATAAAGATTTcgttaataaaaaaatacacaATTTGCGGTGCAGTTTTAGAAGAGAATTGAAAAAAGTCAAACAGTCGAGATCaacaaaaaatgtatatataccaAGTCTCTGGTACTTCGATATTTTAAGTTTTATAACAGACTGTGATCCAGGGAGAGATACAGAAAACCTTAGTGATGTTAGTATTAATTTGAAAACTGAATGCAGTGATAATATG GAACAAGACGATGTCGATACAGGAGGAAATATGTTATCTTCATCTCCGGAAGTATCAACTAGATTAAGTTCTTCTTTATCAACGACTCCTTCAATGACAAGAAATGTATTCAAACGAAAAAGGAAGTGCAAAGATAAGAAAAGTCAACCGGTTGAACTTGCTCATAAAATTTCAAAGGATGCAATATCTAATACACACGTTCGAGAAGATATTTTTGATATTACTGGAAAAAAGATTGCCTGTGACCTTAGAGAATTAAACGAGCAACAAAGAATAATAGCAGAGAAACttatcaatgatattatatattatgcaaaattaggtaaattgaatgaaaattgtttAGTATGTCCTACGCACATGCGACCTACATAG